Below is a window of Candidatus Zixiibacteriota bacterium DNA.
CATGGACGCTGCCACCATAGGCAGCCCTTCCTTTGTGGTCGCAGGTCAATTCACCGGCCTGCATAACGGTTCCTATAGCTTTGCAGGACCGCCTGCGAACCGGGCGACGTTTGTCCCGGCCGTGCCGTTTGCCGTAGGTGAGATTGTGACGGTTGTTATAACCACCGGAATCGAATCCAATGAGAACATCCCCCTCGACAGCAGCTACACCTGGTCGTTTACGGTTGAGGTGGAGGCCGGCACCGGCCTCTTTAGTCCCGGCGCAAATCACAGCGTGGTAGAGTATCCGCTGGCCATGATTGCGGCCGATCTCGACGGAGATAACTATGTCGATCTCGCCGTGGTCGGTTCCGGTAATGTTTCGGTCTTGATGAACGGCGGCGACGGTTCCTTTTACGATGAGGTTGTCTATCCGGTGGGTCAGTGGCCCTTCGGGATATGCGCTGCTGATTTCGATTTGGATGGTCACATCGACCTGGCCACGGTCAACGAAACCACCGAGCTGCAGGTCTATGTCTCGATCCTGATGAACAATAGTGACGGCACTTTCGCCTCGTTCATGAATTATGTGGCCGGGACGACAGGCGGCCAGCCGGTCTCGATCGCGGCCGCCGATCTCAATGGCGACGGCTATCCTGACCTGGCCACGGCCAACAATGGGGACAACACTGTGTCAGTGCTGTCGGGCGTCGGTGATGGTAGTTTCTCTATTTTTACCGAGTATGCTGTTGGCCCGGGACCAGGCGTTATACGAGCCGCCGATATTGATAACGATGCTGATATTGATCTGATGGTTGGCAACATCTACACCAACAGTTTTTCCGTTTTGCTCAACAATCGTTATGGCACTTTCGCTCCGCACACAACCTACGCTTGCTACGATCATCCGCGCTCAATCGTAGTAGCCGATTTCGACGGCGATTCGTATCTTGATATCGCCACCGCCAGCGAAGACGGAGAGTACATGGGTTTCCTTTCGGTTGTCCCTAATCTGGGCGATGGCACCTTTGGCTCCTTCGCGAGCAAATACCTGGGGTACAGTATGGGCCTGTCGATATGTGCTGCTGATCTTGACAACGAGGGCACTCTTGATCTGGCCGTGACGTTGGACTACGACGGGCTCGACATCCTCTTAAACAACGGGTATGGATCGTTTGGAACCTATACCGATTACACCGTCGGCTCCCACCCGGCAGCGTTGATTGCGGCCGACCTGGATGGTGACGGTGATATCGATCTGGCCACAGCTAATCAGTACGACGCCAATGTGACGGTGTTGTACAATCAGAATCCTGCTTGCTGTGAAAATCGCGGAAACGTGGATCATAACAATGGTACTGGTGAACCAATCGACATTGCCGATTTGACATACCTTGTGAGTTACCTCTTTAGATCCGGTCCCCCTCCTCCCTGTGAAGAGGAAGGCAACATTGACGGAATAATCGATACTGGCGGACCGATAGATATCGCTGACTTGACGTACCTTGTGGCGTACCTCTTCACAGGCGGTGCTACACCGCCTGCGTGTTAGCGGATAGCTCAACCGCCGAGTGAGTACCAGTTGCGTAAGAACGTACAATTGCCTATACTGTCGACTTAACCAAGGAGAACCGGTGAACGACTAAGCTCCTACAGCCGCGTTGCGGCATAACCTGCACGGCGACAAAACATCGCCACTCCAATCTTATCGTTTGGAACGCCTGCCCGAGGGTACGCATTGATACGACCCGAGCAGGCAAAGCCGGGAGCTATTATGTCTTCAAGACCACTGGTAAATATTAAGAATCTCTCCGTTTCGTTTCTCGAAAAAGTCATTATTGACAAGCTGTCCTTTTCAATAGGTCGGGGTGAAGTAGTAGCGTTGATCGGCGCCAACGGTTGCGGCAAGACGACCCTGTTGGAACTTGTCAGTCATACTTATGCGCAGAACCGTGACTACCTGAATCAATTCGAACTGCGAGTCAAAGGCGATCTGAACCTGGCGACAGGAATCGGATTGAGTTACCTGCCACAAATGGTGAAAAGTGACATCCCTGAGATTGATTACTCTCTCGCTGCAATGTTTGAACGTCTGGCTGAGTCATTTGGACTGCATCAGAGATCATCCGACGGCGACACCCTCTCAGACGGACAGATACAGAAAGAGGCAATTGTGGTGGCACTAGTGTCCGACGCCGACCTGCTGCTTCTGGACGAGCCGACCAACTATCTCGACATAGCCGGTATTACCGCCTTTGAAGAACAGATTAAACTGCTGCGGCGGCGCGGTCGGGGGATACTACTAGTCTCGCATGATCGAACGCTTATCAACAACCTGGCCAACCGTACAATCTACATGGCTCGCAATGGTATTTTCCAAACTGAGGGTGGATTCTCCGATGCCTGGTCGCTGGCGGGGATGGATTTTAACTCCAAACTGAAACAGGCGCGGGTGATTCGCACTAAGATCGGTCGCCTTCAGAACGAAGTGCGACGCAAAATGAACTGGGCGGAGCAGAAGGAAAAGACGAAGACGGGATCCAAAAAGGATAAGGGGCATATCAGTCGCTTGGCCGCCAAACTGGCGGCCCGTGCGCGCGCGGCAAGCCTGAAAGCTAGAAAAGAGATTGATCAACTCAAGAAGACCAAACCGATTATCCCTAAGAAACTGGTGCTGAGACTGCCGGAATACGAAGTTCGAAACCGCGAAGTGTTTTCACTTGCTGACGTGTCATTCTCCTATGGGGAAGCTCAGTCAGAAAACGGCGGGAACCTTCTTGAAGCAATCGATCTGGCAGCCACGACCAGCGACAAGTTGTGTTTGATGGGCACCAACGGAGCGGGCAAATCAACTTTGCTGTCCTTGATAATGGGACGACTGAAACCACTGTGTGGTACACGACGAATTAACGACGCCATCAAGCTGCGTCATCTTCCACAGGGACTAACCGGATTCTTTGATCAACCGACCCTGCTTGACAACTTCCGCGATACCGGTAGCGATGAAACAACCGTGCGTTATCATCTGGGCGCGGCGTTGCTAAGAGGTGAGAAAGTCAACGAGCCGGTAACGAATTTTTCCTATGGTGAACTAGTACGCGCGGCGATTGTTAAGTGCATATTGCAGAAGGCGGAATTTCTGTTACTGGATGAACCAACTTCACATCTGGATATCGAATCGATAGAAGTATTGGAACAACTTTTGATAGACTTCCCGGGAGGGTTTGTGATAATCAGCCATGACCGTTCATTTGTGGAGAACGTCTCGGACAAGTTGTATACGCTCGATGGAGGGAGATTGAGGTTGGTGTGAGAGGAGAACATCAACCCAACTACACTTCCCCAGCCGTCATGTTTCAACTCTGCTCAACGTGACATTGAAAAACAGTATTATTCTGTTAGCAAACAATCTGACTTTTTTGCAACTTGACAACAATGGTATATGTTATATATAATATGGAGATTAGCTATCCACTTAGTCTTATTTGAAAACGAAAGAGGAAGGAAATTGTATGGAGCTAAAAGGCAAGGTAGCTTTTGTTTCGGGCGCCACACGGGGGATCGGATTGTCTATTGCTGAGAAGTTGGCCCAAAGGGGAGCCAGCATATTCGGCACATATTTTCGCAGTCGCAAAGATGCGCAGGCAATGGAGGAGAAGATTCGCGGCTACGGTGTAGAGTGCATTGCATACCGAGCCAATATGGGCAACCACGAACAGGTGCCGGGGATATTCGAGGCCATCGGGAAGCAATTCGGTAAGCTGGATATCATGGTATCCAACGCCGCCCTGGGGGTTTATTCCGACATGATGAACATCGACCGCAAGGCCTGGGAGTTGTCCATGCACACCAACGCTCGGGCTTTTCTACAATGCATCCAAATGGGAACGCCGATGATGCCTGAGGACAGCCGCATTGTAGCCTTGTCTTCGCTCGGATCCATGAGATACATTCCTGGCTACGCAGCTATTGGCGTATCCAAGGCAGCCGTTGAAAACATGGTACGCTACACTGCAGTTGAGATGGCTGAAAAGAAGATCAGCGTTAATTGTGTCTCCGGTGGATTCATTGATACGAGCGCTCTTAAGGTGTTTCCAAACTTCGAAGAGATGAAAAAGCGGGTTATCGAACGCACACCTTACAGACGCATTGGCCGCCCGGAAGAAGTGGCTGATGTCGTTGTTTTTCTCTGTGGACCGGGAGCAAGCTGGGTAACAGGCCAGACAATTATTGTGGATGGGGGCTATTCGCTGGTGTAGGACTTCACCAAGTCGCGCAGAGAGCAATTGCCACTGGTGTTTGTCCACACCAGAGACGTTCAACCCATCTGCTGCCACGTCTATTCAATCCATCCAGCCTTTCGCGAATCAGGGGTTAGTGTAGTCTAAGCCCCATACTCTGTTGACTGTCCGGCTCGTTTCAGACACCCCTGAAATCATACATGAGCTACGCAACCATTTGGTTAAATCATTGTCGTTCCATTAGATAAGTACACGAGAATCAGCCCTTAAAGATTTGCGCATGGGTGGCACGAGATTTACAGTTATCCGGTCAAACGAGAGGAAAGGACTATGAAAATAAGACATTTAAAGATTCAAGACGGGTTCACTCTACTCGAAGTGTTGATCTCCATGGTTATTCTCGGAATCGCGATACTGGTACTGCTGAACATGGCCATGGTGGCGGTTACCGGTAATGATTGGTCAAACCAAGCCACAACCGCGACCCAGGCTATTCAGCAAAAAATGGAGCAGCTCCGCAGTACAGCCAACCCGGTTAGCGGAATGGAAACTGTCGATGGTGTGAATCTATACTGGACCATTTCGAAGCCACAGAACCACTTGCGTAAAGTCTATCTATCAGCAATGTGGGAGGACATGACCTCGGAATACAAGTACACTAATGTAACGGCCTTCATCAAGACCGATTCCATATAGAGGGACGAGATGAAAAAACGAAATAACAGAATCGCGAATCAGCGCGGGACCTCGTTCCTCGAGGTTATGGTGGCACTGGCCATTATGGGTGTCATAACAGCAGCGATATTCAAGCTATACATAACCTCCCACAAGAATTACATGGCTCAGAATGAGGTGATCAACGTACAGCAAAGTGCTCGGGCGTCAATCGACGTACTAACTCGTCAAATTCGTATGGCGGGCTACGGTTTGCCGCTTGGTGTTCCAGCCATTACGTCGTCAAACACTAATCCTGACACAATCGCAATCTGCTACCGCAACAACGACTGCGATACATACCTCGCTGCTGCTATGCCCCAGCCTTCAGCCGAGTTGAAATGTGCAACTGATGTGTCCTGTTTCTCTGATGGCCAGTGGGTGTATATCTTTGAGCCAGATTCAGGAGGCGGCGAGTGGTTTGAAATAACACATGTTCAGGCAGCAGCCAAGCACTTACAACACAATACCATGTCGTTGTCCAAGAAGTATGGCAAGGACGCCATTCTTATGTCCATGGTCTCAATCAAGTTCTATGTGGACAACACCACAGATCCGGATCATCCGTATCTCATGATCGAGTTGCCGGGACAGGGACCGCAGATTTTCGCCGACAACATCATTGATCTGCAATTTCAGTATCGGATGAAAAACGGTGTGGTGATGGATTCGATTATTGTCCCGGATGATGTTCGCGAGGTTCAACTAAGCCTTACCGGACGCTCAATGTACGAGGATACCGACGTGGCTGACCTGGGCGAAGGGGATGGTTTCCGAAGACGTACATTTTCAACATCGGTATTTTTACGCAATGTTGGCATCTAACATTAAGGCAGGCATATGATGAAAAGAAGTTTGATTAGATCACAGCGCGGTTTCGCCACCTTGATAGCCCTCATTATGGTAATCATGCTAACTCTCCTGGGGTTGGCTGTCGTGCAGCAGTCCAGTGATGAAATCACGATTACCAGCAACGAGCTCCAGGAGATGAAAGCCTTCTACGCTGCCGAAGCGGGAATGGAGCTCGCCTCGGCTACTCTACAATCCGTCTATGACAGCACGATAACTCCGCCGCTTTCGGCCATTGACGATAGTCTGAACATTAACAACTGTGCTGTAACCTACTCAGCCGCCATTGACGGTACACCGACTTACAAGAGTCTGTCCAATGGGACTGTATCCGGCTTGCAAGCACGGGTAACGGCATTTTCACTTTCATCGACGGCTGTCAATCCTGTAGAGAACACAAAAGTAGTTCTCACGCAGACATTTGAAATTGCCCTGGTGCCCGTTTACCAGTGGGCGATCTTCTATAACAACGAACTGGAAATATCCGCAGATAATTTAATGTCGGTCCTTGGACGTGTTCACTCGAACGACAACGTATACGTACAGTCAAACACAGCTCTGGAGCTGGCCAGCTATGTAACTTCAGGAGCCAACATTCTCCATGGCGTTCACCCGGGTTCGGGCATGCTTGTCAATGGAAGTGATGTTTTTATCAAGGATGCCGGAGGGACTTTCAGAAATATGAAGCAGGCCAACGGATCCTGGCTGGACGCTTCTCACGCGGATTGGTATGATTTGTCGGTGGCAACCTGGCAGGGTAGAACTCAGGACCAAACTCATGGACAGGGCGTCCTGCGAATTCCTATGGCAGGCGGGACAGGCACTGATTTACACAAATTCATCGAACCGGCCGCTGGCGGAAATGTCAACTCATACGAGTACCGAGCTTCCTTGAAGTTCATCAATGGAAGAGCATTCCAGCTGATCGGGGGAATCTGGACAGATATAACCGCCAACATGATTGCCGACAGTGTTATTTCGTATGTGATCGGACCCAACCGTTTTTGGGATAGTCGCGAAGGAACATTCGTCGAACTGATGGACCTCGATATCGGATTGATGTATGATTCCGGTTATGCGCCCGCCAACCAGATTATATACTTCTCGGTGAACTCTCCGACGGTGAACTTCCCGGCTCTGCGCCTGAAAAACGGTGGTGAACTCGATACGTGCCTTACAATTGCCTCTCAGAACCCGGTCTATGTCTGGGGAGATTTCAACGATTCTCTGAAGAAACCGGTGGCTATTATGGCTGATGCGGTCACTTTCCTTTCCAACAACTGGGATGACGTCAATCAACTCGTGCCGGCGCTGAATAGTGCCACCAACACAGACGTGAATATGTCATTTGTAACTGGAAACGTACCCAGTGGCGGAAGTAACTACAGTGGGGGTTTCGAGAATTTACCACGCTTCCTGGAGAACTGGAACAACCGTGACTTCGTTTGGTCCGGATCAGCTATCAATCTATGGAAATCGGTCCAAGCCGTCGGTCCCTGGAGTCATGGCGTGTACTACGTCGAGCCGGACAGAGTTTGGAGCTATGACACCGACCTTGATGACATTGCCAATCATCCACCTGAAGCGCCTGTTGTGCTTATCTTCCAGCGGACTGGATGGAAACAGGAGTTCGTAGGGTTATAGGGGCCAGATCTTGATCCGTTGCTTCGCAGATGAGCCCGCCTTCTTTGGCGGGCTTTTCTTTTGGAACCAAATAGATCTTGCCGGGGAATGAGATTACTCGGCTACTCAAACTCAATATCGTACGGCATTCTAGCCAGGATTATCCCCTCCCCAACCGGGAACAACATGTCGGACACGGCCTCGACCGGGTCAGCCTCCCCGTCAAACAGTTTGGCCATAGATGTGAACAAAGAAAGACCGGGAAAGGCAAACCATGATCGACGCTGAGGGTAAACTTCTACTCTATAGTCAGTGAGTCCCAGTGCATTGGCAGTGTAATCAAGGGCGCGTCGCAACCCACCGAGTTCATCGACCAATCCAATCTCAAGCGCCTCTCGGCCGGTCCACACCCGACCCTGCGAGAGAGCATCCGTCGAATCAATAGACAAGCCACGACTCTCAGCGACCAGCCGAACGAAATGATTGTAGAATGCTCCCAGTTGGTCCCGGTAGCGCGCACGCTCTTCGTCGGTGAAGGGTCGAATGTTGCTGAGCATACCAGCGAACTTTCCCCGTGTGTACATCTCTTTTCCCAGACCGATTTTTTTATGGAGCCCGCTCAAGTCAGCCTTGCCGCCATAGATACCAATCGAGCCTGTGACAGACCCCGGACTGGCGAACAGACGACGACCCGGTGTCGAGAAATAGTATCCTGCCGAGGCGGTCACGTTGGCCATCGATACGACCAATGATTTATGTCGGGAAAGTTCGTCAACGCTGTGATAAATACGCTCTCCGGCCATCGCCAGTCCACCCGGAGAGTTGATACGCCAGACCACGCCCTTAACATCCGGTTGGCATTGGACACTTTCGAGCGCTGCTGCCATTGT
It encodes the following:
- a CDS encoding VCBS repeat-containing protein is translated as MCPKYKVVARLAIVLILNLLCSVSTIEAEPIIADHVAVTQFDNIPTDTIVAIGSNFNIYYVHTSHGSQIVTGIDMVEIEDPTYDPPPFYRPGDDLGHNGDTSWVPSTRVYLNNHAECNMAMFSWCGGCSDNTVEGINIYLNKMDELEADYPSVQFIYMTGHLDGTGTGGNLYACNNQIRDYCTTNDKVLFDFADIESWDPDGNYYPDETDACNWCNDWCATHTCPSCGSCAHSHCFNCYLKGKAWWWMMARVSGWSPSQDPIPHIVTTLPTVNELNVSKNSDITVTFDHDMDAATIGSPSFVVAGQFTGLHNGSYSFAGPPANRATFVPAVPFAVGEIVTVVITTGIESNENIPLDSSYTWSFTVEVEAGTGLFSPGANHSVVEYPLAMIAADLDGDNYVDLAVVGSGNVSVLMNGGDGSFYDEVVYPVGQWPFGICAADFDLDGHIDLATVNETTELQVYVSILMNNSDGTFASFMNYVAGTTGGQPVSIAAADLNGDGYPDLATANNGDNTVSVLSGVGDGSFSIFTEYAVGPGPGVIRAADIDNDADIDLMVGNIYTNSFSVLLNNRYGTFAPHTTYACYDHPRSIVVADFDGDSYLDIATASEDGEYMGFLSVVPNLGDGTFGSFASKYLGYSMGLSICAADLDNEGTLDLAVTLDYDGLDILLNNGYGSFGTYTDYTVGSHPAALIAADLDGDGDIDLATANQYDANVTVLYNQNPACCENRGNVDHNNGTGEPIDIADLTYLVSYLFRSGPPPPCEEEGNIDGIIDTGGPIDIADLTYLVAYLFTGGATPPAC
- a CDS encoding ATP-binding cassette domain-containing protein, with protein sequence MSSRPLVNIKNLSVSFLEKVIIDKLSFSIGRGEVVALIGANGCGKTTLLELVSHTYAQNRDYLNQFELRVKGDLNLATGIGLSYLPQMVKSDIPEIDYSLAAMFERLAESFGLHQRSSDGDTLSDGQIQKEAIVVALVSDADLLLLDEPTNYLDIAGITAFEEQIKLLRRRGRGILLVSHDRTLINNLANRTIYMARNGIFQTEGGFSDAWSLAGMDFNSKLKQARVIRTKIGRLQNEVRRKMNWAEQKEKTKTGSKKDKGHISRLAAKLAARARAASLKARKEIDQLKKTKPIIPKKLVLRLPEYEVRNREVFSLADVSFSYGEAQSENGGNLLEAIDLAATTSDKLCLMGTNGAGKSTLLSLIMGRLKPLCGTRRINDAIKLRHLPQGLTGFFDQPTLLDNFRDTGSDETTVRYHLGAALLRGEKVNEPVTNFSYGELVRAAIVKCILQKAEFLLLDEPTSHLDIESIEVLEQLLIDFPGGFVIISHDRSFVENVSDKLYTLDGGRLRLV
- a CDS encoding SDR family oxidoreductase → MELKGKVAFVSGATRGIGLSIAEKLAQRGASIFGTYFRSRKDAQAMEEKIRGYGVECIAYRANMGNHEQVPGIFEAIGKQFGKLDIMVSNAALGVYSDMMNIDRKAWELSMHTNARAFLQCIQMGTPMMPEDSRIVALSSLGSMRYIPGYAAIGVSKAAVENMVRYTAVEMAEKKISVNCVSGGFIDTSALKVFPNFEEMKKRVIERTPYRRIGRPEEVADVVVFLCGPGASWVTGQTIIVDGGYSLV
- a CDS encoding prepilin-type N-terminal cleavage/methylation domain-containing protein, whose translation is MKIRHLKIQDGFTLLEVLISMVILGIAILVLLNMAMVAVTGNDWSNQATTATQAIQQKMEQLRSTANPVSGMETVDGVNLYWTISKPQNHLRKVYLSAMWEDMTSEYKYTNVTAFIKTDSI
- a CDS encoding prepilin-type N-terminal cleavage/methylation domain-containing protein produces the protein MKKRNNRIANQRGTSFLEVMVALAIMGVITAAIFKLYITSHKNYMAQNEVINVQQSARASIDVLTRQIRMAGYGLPLGVPAITSSNTNPDTIAICYRNNDCDTYLAAAMPQPSAELKCATDVSCFSDGQWVYIFEPDSGGGEWFEITHVQAAAKHLQHNTMSLSKKYGKDAILMSMVSIKFYVDNTTDPDHPYLMIELPGQGPQIFADNIIDLQFQYRMKNGVVMDSIIVPDDVREVQLSLTGRSMYEDTDVADLGEGDGFRRRTFSTSVFLRNVGI